The genomic segment ACGAGGTCCGCGCCCCCGTCGTGAGGATGGTGGACGACGCGCTGGAGAGCGTGCGCGACTACTACTCCGATCTGGTCGACGGCAAGCGCGTCAACAAGCCGTTCGACGAGTGGGTCGAGGGCTGGGCCCGGGTGATCCGCGACTTCGACGGCTACTCGATGGGCGGCTTCCTGCGCGACCACGCCGGGCTCAGCGACGAGGCGATCGAGGCCGTCGGAACGCTGGAGAACATGTCCTCACGGCTGCATCTCTCCTTCTTCCACAGCTTCCTGAGCCGCAGCGACATCAACCCCGCCGTCCGCTACTGGGAGATACCCGGCGGCAGTTGGCGCCTGCCGCACGCCCTCCACGAGGGCCTGCGCGACGAGGTGCGGCTCGGCCACCGCATGATCCGCCTCGAATACCACGATCCCAGCCGCGACACCGCCCCCGAGGGCACCGCCGTCGGACCCGACGGACGGGGCGTGACCGTGCAGACCGTCGCCGAGAACGACCCGCAGGCCCCGCCGCGCCGCTGGACCGCGGACCTGGCGATCGTCACCATCCCGTTCTCCGCCCTGCGCTTCGTGGAGATCGTCCCCGCGATGTCGTACAAGAAGCGCCGCGCCATCATCGAGACCCACTACGACTCAGCCACCAAGGTGCTGCTGGAGTTCAGCCACCGGTGGTGGGAGTTCACCGAGGACGACTGGCGGAGCGAACTGGAGAGCATCTCGCCGGGCCTGTACGAGTACTACCGGCAGGGTGGCGAGGAAGGCACCGCTACGACCCTCTCGCTCATCCGGGAGGGGGTCTCGGGGTCCGCCTCCGGCCTGCTCGGCGCCGCCGTCAAGGACAGCGGTGTCACCGAGGAGATGCGGCGGATCGACAGCACCATGCCGCTGCGCGGCCCCGCGGTCCGCCCCGCCACCCACGCCTTCGGCGGGGGCTCGGCCACCGACAACCCCAACCGGTTCCTGTACTACCCGTCGCACCGGGTCGAGGGCAGCACCGGCGGCGTCGTGCTCGCCTCGTACTCCTGGTCCGACGACGCCGCGCGCTGGGACTCCATGCGCGACGCGGAGCGCTACGTCTACGCCCTGCGCAACCTCCAGGCCCTGCACGGCCGGCGCATCGAGGTGTTCTTCACCGGGCGCGGCGCCACCAAGAGCTGGGCCCGCGACCCGTACGCCTTCGGTGAGGCCGCCATCTACACCGCGCACCAGATGACCAGCTTCCACCTGGACGTCTCCCGGCCCGAGGGTCCCGTGCACTTCGCCGGGGAGCACACCTCCCTCAAGCACGCATGGATCGAGGGTGCCCTGGAGAGCGCCGTCCGCGCGGCCGTCGCCGTCCACCAGGCCCCGCCGGTCACCACCCCGGGCCCGGACCAGGAGGAGGACCGCTCGTGACCGCGATCACCCCCGGGTGCACGGTCGCCCGCTACCTCGCCCTGCGCCTCGCCGAGTTGGGCATCACCCACCTCTTCGGCGTCCCCGGCAACCACCTCGGCCCCTTCCTGACCACGCTGCGGGCCGAGGGCGACATCGAGTGGGTCGGCACCCCCACCGAGGGCGGCGCGGGCCAGGCCGCCGACGCCTACGCCCGCATCCACGGCGTCGGCGCGGCCGCGGTCACCTACAGCGTCGGCGCGTTCAACCTGCTGGGCGCCTGCGGCGGCGCCTACGTCGAACAGGTCCCGCTCATAGCCGTCAACGCCTCTCCTCCCTACGAGCAGTGGCAGAACTACCGCGCCCTCGGCCTGCTCACCTCCCACATGAGCCCGCGCCCGGAGAGCAACCTGGACGTCTACCGACAGGTCACCGTGGACGCGCGGCTCATCTCCAATCCTGGCCTCGCCCCCGCCCAGATCGACGCCGCGCTCACCGCGTGCCTCTCCGAGCGCAGGCCGGTCTACCTGGAGGTCATGGAGGACCTCTGGGACGAGCCCTGCGCCGAACCCGGGGAGCCGATCGTCCGCCGCGAGCGGCCGTTCGGCGCGCGCAACCAACTCATGCTGGACCACGCCGTGAACGCGATCCTCACCCTGGTCGAGGAGCACCCCGGCCCGGACGGCACGCCCCGCCCGATCGTGTGGGCCGGCGAGGAGATCGACCGGTTCCGCCTCGGCGGGGAGCTCACCGACCTGGTGGAGGCCACCGGAGTGCCGTTCTGCACCACCGTCGGCGCCAAGGCCGTGGTCGACGAGGACCTGCCGCAGTTCCACGGCGTCTACAACGGCCACGCCAGCCACCCGGACGTGCACCGGATCTTCAAGGACTGGGCCACCTGCCGGATCGGGCTCGGCGCCTGGTCCACGTCGAAGAACCTCGGCGGCGAACAGTGCGTCGGCGGCGACTGGGTGATGGCCGCGAACGGTGGCGTCAGCGTCGGCACCGCCTACTTCCCCGACGTCCAGCTCGAACAACTCCTGCCCGCCCTCCAGGACACACTGGTGAAGCGCTACGGCTCCGGGGGCCTGGCCGCCGACTACTACGCCGAGGCCCATGCCCACGCCCATGCCCACCACGGAGCGCCCGTCGACCGCCCCGCCGACCTGGAGCAGCACCGCGCCTCGCTCCGCACCAGCGGCTCACGGTCCCGGCACACGGAACGTCACACCGAACATCACGCCGAACATCACGCCGAACGGCTCACCTACGACGGTGTGTTCGACCGGATCAACCACTTCCTGGGCGAGGAGACCCGGCAGGACTGGACGGTCGTCTCCGACGCCGCGTTCTCCCTCATCGGCTCGATGAACCTCTCCCTGCCCGCGGGCGGGTTCCAGTCGCAGGTCAGCTGGCTGTCCATCGGCTGGTCGGTCGGCGCGGCGACCGGCGCCGCGCTCGCCCCCGAGCGCGCACACGCCCGCCCGATGGTGTTCGTCGGCGACGGCGCCTTCCAGGAGACCTGCCAGGAACTCTCCACCCACACCAGGCTCGGCCTGCGGTCGGTCGTCTTCGTCATGGACAACGGCCACTTCTACGGCATCGAACAGATGCTGGTGCACCCGTCCTACTACGCCGCCGCCGCCGACGCCGCCGCCGACGCCGCCGACGCCGCCGACGACGACGACCGGGGCTCCCGCGACCCCGACTTCTACAACGTCCTCCACCCGTGGCACTACGACCGCCTCGCGGCCGTCTTCGCCGGCAAGGAGACCCCGGCGACCGGGATCACCATCTCCCACACCTCCGACCTCGACGACCTGCTGACCCGCCTCACCGACCCGACCGACCCGGTCAACGCCGGCCCCCTGCTGGTCCGCGTCCGCCTGCACCGGCACGACTATCCGCGGGCGATGGCGTACAAGGTGACACCCCCACATCCGAAAGGGACAGAAAATGGCTGATCTCAACGTACTGATCGCGTTCGACGCGGCCACGATCGTCGAACAGAATCCCAACGCGTCGAGGAACCCGGACGCACCCACCTACGCCGACCACAACCTGATCTACATGACGACCCGCCACGACCACATCGTCGGCACGTCGGGCGCCGAACTGAACCTCCGTGCCGAACCCGGCGACAGCATCAGGTGGCGCGAGACGACGCTCTCACTCGGCAGCGAGTACAAGGCTTTACTGTACAAATACGTGAGCAGCGACACCGGCCACCAGCTCATCAGGACACCGGAGATCGAGGTGATCGACGGCATCTACCCGATGCCGAAGGAGGGTTCCGAGGGCAGGCCGGAATTCGTGACCCAGAACTACCAGGACCACTACTGGCGGACGACCGTCAAAAAGCCCGGCAAGGTCGTCTACCACTTCTACTTCCAGATCCTGGACCGCCACCGGCAGTTGAAGGGCTACTTCCAGTGGGACCCCTTCATCACCATCGAGAACCCCTGACGATCCTCGGGTGAGCGCCAGGCCAAGGTGATCCCCGAACAGTTCGGCGATCACCTCGGCCTGGTCTCAAGGTGCGGTCCTCTATCGGTTCAGATCGAGGAGGGGCACACCCCTGCCCTTGTATGCCTTGGGTTCGACCGTGGCGACGAGGGCGTCCGCTCCCCACTCGGGAAGGTGGCGTACGGAGTGGATGGCCGCGGCGATGCCGGGCGGTACCCCGTCCCTGCGTAGCCCGGCGACGGCGAGCACGGCCGTGTAGTCGAGGTCGAGGGTGTGGATGACGTCTAACTGACCGATGTGCTCGGCCAGCCCGAGATGCTCCTCGTCGGCCTCAAGGATGGACAGCGTCGGAACCCACAGGCGGGTCTCGGGCTCGAAGTGGGCCCGGTGGACGAGCGCGGACACCTGGCGGTTGCCCGCCAGCGCGAGCAGGGTAGGAGTGTCCAGAACGAGATGGTGCTGGATCACGCGGCGGACTCCTGACCGCGAGCGAAGGCGTCCCGGAGCCTGCGCCCCATGGCCGCGCTCTCCTCGTCCGTAACCTCCACACCGAAGTGTTCCGCGAGATACTCCCGGGTCCGCTCGGCCCGTTCCCGCCGCTCCTCTTCGGTGAGCGTGCTCTCCGCGAACTCCTGCACCAGTGAACGGATCGACGTATTACGGGACTCCGCGATGACCGCCAGGCGGTCTCGGACCTCGGACGGTACCCGGATCATGGCGTCAGACATGGCGCAAGTATACGTCGGCGTATACGCGAGATCGGTCGCTTGCGGGAATCCCCGCTTCGGAGGTCCTCGGTTGTGACTCGGCCGGGCCGTGGTTGCCCATGAGCTGCCTCAGTCTGCTGCCGCCATGCCGACCGCCTTCGCGGACAACTCG from the Streptomyces sp. NBC_00310 genome contains:
- a CDS encoding flavin monoamine oxidase family protein; translated protein: MTDTPRDDSATRARWQTCLRLARELLLVGPDDKDLKLGYLHTLIDTGRLGPTHHPRKKILVIGAGITGLVAGRLLKDAGHDVTIIEANESRVGGRIKTFRATRHHQPFEDPAQYAEAGAMRLPDFHPLVLALVDKLGLGRRQFYNVDVDPSTGSGPEVPVPPVTYTSFTGRTWSYGDDSPDFREPDKRGNSWIRANRVQVRRADYATTPERINEGFHLTGDEVRAPVVRMVDDALESVRDYYSDLVDGKRVNKPFDEWVEGWARVIRDFDGYSMGGFLRDHAGLSDEAIEAVGTLENMSSRLHLSFFHSFLSRSDINPAVRYWEIPGGSWRLPHALHEGLRDEVRLGHRMIRLEYHDPSRDTAPEGTAVGPDGRGVTVQTVAENDPQAPPRRWTADLAIVTIPFSALRFVEIVPAMSYKKRRAIIETHYDSATKVLLEFSHRWWEFTEDDWRSELESISPGLYEYYRQGGEEGTATTLSLIREGVSGSASGLLGAAVKDSGVTEEMRRIDSTMPLRGPAVRPATHAFGGGSATDNPNRFLYYPSHRVEGSTGGVVLASYSWSDDAARWDSMRDAERYVYALRNLQALHGRRIEVFFTGRGATKSWARDPYAFGEAAIYTAHQMTSFHLDVSRPEGPVHFAGEHTSLKHAWIEGALESAVRAAVAVHQAPPVTTPGPDQEEDRS
- a CDS encoding thiamine pyrophosphate-binding protein, whose translation is MTAITPGCTVARYLALRLAELGITHLFGVPGNHLGPFLTTLRAEGDIEWVGTPTEGGAGQAADAYARIHGVGAAAVTYSVGAFNLLGACGGAYVEQVPLIAVNASPPYEQWQNYRALGLLTSHMSPRPESNLDVYRQVTVDARLISNPGLAPAQIDAALTACLSERRPVYLEVMEDLWDEPCAEPGEPIVRRERPFGARNQLMLDHAVNAILTLVEEHPGPDGTPRPIVWAGEEIDRFRLGGELTDLVEATGVPFCTTVGAKAVVDEDLPQFHGVYNGHASHPDVHRIFKDWATCRIGLGAWSTSKNLGGEQCVGGDWVMAANGGVSVGTAYFPDVQLEQLLPALQDTLVKRYGSGGLAADYYAEAHAHAHAHHGAPVDRPADLEQHRASLRTSGSRSRHTERHTEHHAEHHAERLTYDGVFDRINHFLGEETRQDWTVVSDAAFSLIGSMNLSLPAGGFQSQVSWLSIGWSVGAATGAALAPERAHARPMVFVGDGAFQETCQELSTHTRLGLRSVVFVMDNGHFYGIEQMLVHPSYYAAAADAAADAADAADDDDRGSRDPDFYNVLHPWHYDRLAAVFAGKETPATGITISHTSDLDDLLTRLTDPTDPVNAGPLLVRVRLHRHDYPRAMAYKVTPPHPKGTENG
- a CDS encoding inclusion body family protein, with amino-acid sequence MADLNVLIAFDAATIVEQNPNASRNPDAPTYADHNLIYMTTRHDHIVGTSGAELNLRAEPGDSIRWRETTLSLGSEYKALLYKYVSSDTGHQLIRTPEIEVIDGIYPMPKEGSEGRPEFVTQNYQDHYWRTTVKKPGKVVYHFYFQILDRHRQLKGYFQWDPFITIENP